In a genomic window of Candidatus Hydrogenedentota bacterium:
- a CDS encoding tyrosine-type recombinase/integrase: MTASSNAAIIPLAPRRTRLADHLEAFLTKLTVDSRSKHTVSAYQRDLARVFETLESLRPVLTIADVTPGLLDQALAAPAIVNTARGQRSAASLHRLKAAVKAFFAWARDNGLVAENPARSLRLKRLPRKPPSFLTQAEKRKLLKELRGHNAPADRRDRVIFEVLLGTGIRLGELVGLDLDDVDLDAKHLRVRAKGNICQVKFLKTDLRSLLRAWLNERRRLTSAEERGLFLSNRGTRITPRQVARRLDDWLVRAGIGKRLSPHGLRHTFATHLYDATSDLLVVQRALGHRDIATTEIYTHLVDGRLEEALERL; the protein is encoded by the coding sequence ATGACGGCCAGCAGTAACGCGGCCATCATTCCGCTCGCGCCCCGGCGCACAAGGCTGGCGGACCACCTCGAAGCGTTCCTGACGAAGCTCACGGTGGACAGCCGCTCGAAGCACACCGTCAGCGCGTACCAGCGCGACCTCGCCCGGGTCTTCGAGACGCTCGAATCGTTGCGGCCCGTGCTCACCATCGCGGACGTGACGCCCGGCCTGCTCGACCAGGCGCTCGCGGCCCCGGCCATTGTGAACACCGCCCGGGGCCAACGGTCCGCGGCCTCGCTGCACCGGCTGAAGGCGGCGGTCAAGGCATTCTTCGCTTGGGCCAGAGACAATGGCCTCGTGGCCGAGAACCCGGCGCGCAGTCTCCGCCTCAAACGGTTGCCGCGCAAGCCACCGAGCTTTCTGACCCAGGCGGAGAAGCGAAAGCTGCTCAAGGAACTCCGGGGGCACAACGCCCCGGCGGACCGGCGCGACCGTGTCATCTTCGAAGTGCTGCTCGGCACGGGCATCCGGCTCGGCGAACTGGTCGGCCTCGACCTGGACGACGTGGACCTTGACGCGAAACACCTGCGTGTCCGCGCCAAGGGAAACATCTGCCAAGTAAAGTTTCTCAAGACCGACCTCCGTTCATTGCTGCGCGCCTGGCTCAACGAGCGGCGGCGTCTGACATCCGCCGAGGAGCGCGGCTTGTTCCTGTCCAACCGCGGCACGCGCATCACGCCGCGCCAAGTGGCCCGCCGCCTCGATGACTGGTTGGTGCGCGCGGGCATCGGCAAGCGGCTCTCGCCGCACGGCCTGCGCCACACCTTCGCGACCCACCTTTACGACGCGACCTCGGACCTGCTCGTGGTCCAGCGCGCCCTCGGCCACCGCGACATCGCGACGACCGAGATTTACACCCACCTCGTTGACGGCCGGCTCGAAGAGGCGCTCGAACGCCTCTGA
- a CDS encoding AAA family ATPase — translation MSADTLLGVAEIAELAGVTKQAVSNWRMRYDHFPRPVQDLQSGPVWNREPIEAWVREFKGENAHVLSFINLKGGVGKTTTAVAVAEMLAQEDRKHVLLIDLDPQTNATVTLISEEKWAEMDRDGRTIAQLFEDRLNPQAPQRFNIEEAIARRVSTINDGIARLDLLPSSIRLIDLQDRIPMIALSGNFTVNPLEILRVALQPVIDRYDYIIIDCPPSLGTVTKNGLRISTGYIVPTIPDIVSTWGIYQIVDNVARFSQDTDHPIQALGIIATKVQANNLHRRVIDDLENRRLGRFGEEGVLPQPPLFTNTIPQTVAVARGADVDADIRTFKGKYGNAYESLHGVTQEIRQLCEKKRH, via the coding sequence ATGTCAGCAGATACCCTTCTCGGAGTAGCGGAAATTGCTGAACTGGCTGGTGTCACAAAGCAAGCGGTCAGTAATTGGCGGATGCGCTACGATCACTTTCCGCGTCCGGTCCAAGACCTACAAAGTGGCCCCGTTTGGAATAGGGAGCCAATCGAAGCATGGGTTAGAGAGTTCAAGGGGGAGAATGCTCATGTCTTGAGTTTCATCAATCTCAAGGGCGGGGTCGGAAAAACTACAACTGCCGTGGCTGTCGCAGAAATGCTTGCTCAAGAAGACCGCAAGCACGTTCTCTTGATAGACCTTGACCCGCAGACAAATGCGACTGTCACGCTAATCTCTGAAGAAAAGTGGGCGGAAATGGATAGGGATGGGCGCACCATAGCTCAGTTGTTCGAAGATCGTCTCAATCCGCAGGCTCCTCAGAGGTTCAACATTGAGGAAGCCATCGCGCGACGCGTGTCCACAATCAATGACGGTATAGCGCGCCTTGATCTACTACCATCGAGTATACGACTTATCGACCTTCAGGATCGCATTCCTATGATTGCGTTGTCTGGCAATTTCACGGTAAATCCACTTGAAATACTTCGCGTTGCTCTTCAACCGGTTATCGACAGATACGACTACATTATCATCGATTGTCCTCCAAGCCTGGGTACCGTCACCAAGAACGGGTTAAGAATCTCAACGGGCTACATTGTGCCAACGATTCCGGACATTGTCTCAACATGGGGCATTTATCAGATTGTTGACAATGTTGCTCGCTTCTCCCAAGACACAGATCATCCAATTCAGGCGCTTGGTATTATTGCGACAAAGGTACAAGCAAATAACCTTCATCGGCGGGTGATCGATGATCTTGAGAACAGAAGACTGGGCCGATTTGGTGAGGAAGGTGTTTTGCCTCAGCCCCCGTTATTCACTAACACGATTCCGCAAACTGTTGCCGTTGCTCGTGGTGCCGATGTCGATGCTGATATCCGCACATTCAAAGGCAAGTATGGCAACGCATACGAATCTCTGCATGGAGTCACTCAGGAGATAAGGCAATTATGCGAAAAGAAAAGGCACTAA
- a CDS encoding terminase family protein — MASLSAQEKRLAETLASPLRWGQAYLANRDGSPREYWPHQREDLLCPGRNIIHLDGRAVGKTINLTTQVLHFAFITRGGQGLIAAPHQGHLDTVIEEIEFQLDHNDDLMNSVAITKYGKPKIHRKPYFRLEFTNGSILYFRPAGAYGDAFRSLHVDRIWVDEAAWLSEKAWKALRQCLNPEGTLRIYSTPNGLRNTTYYRLTLSEQFTVFRWPSWLNPLWNDEREAELLEFYGGRDTSGWQHEVAGEHGKPSYGAFNVEQFNLCRQDILEYRKIVITDSELRDCADEETAHDRLEMLLNLTPQTGVFWIGGDLGYTNDPTELVVFHEIEAGERKVLRLVLRLHLEHVAYPHIAQTLALLERYYTPMGMGVDNGGNGLAVVQELLTLDKYKELGLEGRLKGYDFGGMTRLAVRDGREVKKRTKELMTSLINGALQRKQLVLPAEDTDIEDQFTTHTYTLRDGKVVYSKGNDHVIDAVRCALLIREEESLDQSDDEVVSLKPVLTDPVFI; from the coding sequence ATGGCGTCTCTCTCGGCACAGGAAAAGCGCCTTGCGGAAACGCTGGCGAGTCCCCTGCGGTGGGGCCAGGCATACCTTGCGAACCGGGATGGCTCGCCGAGGGAGTACTGGCCCCACCAGCGGGAGGACCTTCTGTGTCCGGGCCGGAACATTATCCACCTCGACGGCCGGGCGGTTGGAAAGACCATAAACCTGACGACACAGGTACTGCACTTCGCCTTCATCACGCGCGGCGGGCAGGGACTCATCGCCGCGCCGCATCAGGGACATCTTGACACGGTTATCGAGGAAATCGAGTTCCAGCTTGACCACAACGATGACCTGATGAACAGCGTCGCGATCACGAAGTACGGCAAGCCGAAGATTCACCGGAAGCCGTACTTCCGGCTGGAGTTCACCAACGGCAGCATCCTGTACTTCCGGCCGGCGGGCGCGTATGGGGATGCGTTCCGGTCGTTGCACGTGGACCGTATCTGGGTGGATGAGGCGGCCTGGCTTTCCGAGAAGGCGTGGAAGGCGTTGCGGCAATGCCTCAATCCAGAAGGGACGCTGCGCATCTATTCGACGCCGAACGGTCTGCGCAACACCACCTATTACCGGCTGACGCTTTCCGAGCAGTTCACGGTGTTCCGGTGGCCGTCCTGGCTGAACCCTCTCTGGAACGATGAACGAGAGGCAGAGTTACTCGAATTCTACGGCGGGCGCGACACCTCGGGCTGGCAGCACGAAGTCGCGGGCGAACACGGCAAGCCATCGTATGGCGCATTCAATGTGGAGCAGTTCAACCTTTGCCGGCAGGACATTCTCGAATACCGGAAGATAGTCATCACCGATTCCGAACTGCGCGACTGCGCGGACGAGGAGACGGCCCATGACCGGCTGGAGATGTTGCTGAACCTCACGCCGCAGACCGGCGTGTTCTGGATCGGCGGCGACCTCGGCTATACCAATGATCCGACGGAACTCGTGGTCTTCCATGAGATCGAGGCCGGTGAACGCAAAGTATTGCGGCTGGTGCTGCGCCTGCATCTGGAGCACGTGGCGTACCCGCACATCGCACAGACACTCGCGCTGCTGGAGCGGTACTACACGCCGATGGGCATGGGCGTGGACAACGGCGGCAATGGCCTGGCCGTGGTGCAGGAACTACTGACGCTCGACAAGTACAAGGAGCTTGGGCTGGAAGGACGGCTCAAGGGCTACGACTTCGGCGGCATGACCCGGCTGGCCGTGCGGGATGGCCGCGAGGTGAAGAAGCGCACCAAGGAACTCATGACCAGCCTCATCAACGGTGCGTTGCAACGAAAGCAGCTAGTCCTGCCCGCCGAGGATACGGACATCGAGGACCAATTCACGACGCATACGTACACCCTGCGCGACGGTAAGGTCGTCTACTCGAAGGGCAACGACCACGTCATCGACGCTGTCCGTTGTGCCCTGCTGATCCGGGAAGAGGAAAGCCTCGACCAAAGCGACGATGAGGTTGTCTCGCTCAAGCCTGTTCTCACGGACCCGGTGTTTATCTGA
- a CDS encoding toprim domain-containing protein: MPRLKKEYIEQANASDIREVWTRLGLPGVRPGTAFRSPFREDKKPSCQLAGGKNIFFDHGTGERLDPIGLVRKVRGCDFKEAVAFVLGRPLDELYEQAQRPARKNAAGGGFPPGEAASTKGGGFPPKETVANGGGFPQDAIEELARVRGWRPEALRALGAVSRNAQAPREVHFPMRDASGNAAGFRRRRSDGKAFSNGSKALSSKGSKNSLLCPWPFPEDDGRQVLVVEGEADACAALSAGYAAVVATPGASVPREVVTALQKLLAKREVVLFPDPDEAGRHWLERVGRALANARCAVRFVPADDADLDARLRQEKNPREALAALIKNASLFVTGDKNPAQRPQSGLPPLILPNEAHGERLSDTARMLFPVVAPKHVFFHRGGNMVEIANMNGDPELYILSSDAFRSRVERHFEVLVYRSGPNDSLVLKPTVCPRDTAKALMETLEARDDLPVIAGISGCPLIDSDGRIIGKGYDPQSGWFIASGETPLDVPLDEAASALSALLDDFDFLCPGDRSRALASFITPALRLGGMLNLVPCDVAEANASQSGKTYRQKVVAAIYNEIPRLVTQRQMGGVGSFDESLSARLSEGRPFIQMDNLRGKLDSPNLEAFMTSERAFPVRVPHRGEMMIDPSRFFIFVSSNGFETTRDFANRSSIIRIRKRPQSASFHEYPEGDLLAHVRTRQPYYLGCVFAVVRAWLAEGRPRTRESRHDFRDWACALDWIVQNLLKAAPLMDGHGDARERVSDPGKGFIRTMAALIETQGRLGQEWTASELYELAEENDIPIPGLRNWNETSGRCRVGSVFSRVFNGAGQIELEDYRIILGQRDVWRAQYSDHKVQKYYRFERIDAPRQAPESAPECAGDDDDDLLPF; encoded by the coding sequence ATGCCCCGGTTGAAGAAGGAATATATCGAGCAGGCGAACGCGTCCGACATTCGCGAGGTCTGGACGCGTCTCGGCCTGCCCGGCGTTCGGCCAGGCACGGCGTTTCGTTCACCCTTCCGGGAGGACAAAAAGCCGTCGTGCCAATTGGCCGGCGGGAAGAACATCTTCTTCGACCACGGGACGGGCGAGCGTCTCGATCCCATCGGGCTGGTCCGCAAGGTACGCGGATGCGACTTCAAGGAAGCGGTCGCATTTGTGCTGGGACGGCCTCTCGACGAGCTTTACGAGCAGGCGCAGCGTCCCGCACGGAAGAATGCCGCGGGCGGAGGTTTTCCGCCCGGTGAAGCGGCATCGACGAAGGGTGGAGGTTTTCCGCCCAAGGAAACGGTGGCGAACGGCGGAGGTTTTCCGCAGGACGCCATCGAAGAGTTGGCCAGGGTGCGCGGTTGGCGGCCCGAGGCCCTGCGCGCCCTGGGAGCGGTGTCCCGCAATGCCCAGGCCCCGCGCGAAGTACACTTCCCGATGCGGGATGCGTCGGGAAACGCCGCCGGGTTTCGGCGGCGGCGCAGCGACGGTAAGGCGTTCTCGAACGGCTCCAAAGCGCTTTCGAGCAAGGGTTCGAAGAACAGCCTGCTCTGTCCCTGGCCCTTTCCGGAGGACGATGGCCGCCAGGTTCTGGTGGTCGAGGGCGAAGCGGACGCATGCGCGGCCCTGTCGGCGGGTTACGCCGCGGTGGTGGCCACTCCCGGCGCGAGCGTGCCCAGGGAGGTGGTGACCGCGCTGCAGAAACTGCTCGCCAAGCGCGAGGTGGTTCTCTTCCCCGATCCGGACGAGGCGGGGCGGCATTGGCTGGAACGCGTGGGCCGCGCGCTCGCGAACGCCCGTTGCGCGGTGCGGTTCGTTCCGGCGGACGATGCCGACCTGGACGCGCGTCTGCGGCAGGAGAAGAATCCGCGCGAGGCATTGGCGGCGCTCATCAAGAACGCCTCCCTGTTCGTGACGGGGGACAAGAATCCGGCCCAGCGGCCCCAGAGCGGATTGCCGCCGCTGATTCTGCCCAACGAAGCCCACGGGGAACGCCTGAGCGACACGGCCAGGATGCTGTTTCCCGTGGTCGCGCCTAAACACGTCTTCTTTCATCGCGGAGGAAATATGGTGGAGATTGCCAACATGAACGGTGACCCTGAATTGTACATCCTGAGTTCCGACGCCTTCCGGTCGCGGGTCGAACGGCATTTCGAGGTGCTCGTGTACCGCTCCGGACCCAACGACAGCCTTGTCCTGAAGCCGACGGTTTGCCCGCGCGACACGGCCAAGGCGCTCATGGAAACGCTCGAAGCACGCGATGACCTGCCCGTCATCGCGGGGATATCCGGCTGTCCGCTGATTGACTCGGACGGGCGCATCATTGGTAAGGGCTACGATCCGCAAAGCGGGTGGTTCATCGCCAGCGGCGAAACCCCGCTTGATGTGCCGCTCGATGAAGCGGCGTCCGCGCTTTCCGCGCTGCTCGACGACTTCGATTTCCTCTGTCCGGGCGACCGGAGCCGGGCGCTGGCCTCGTTCATCACGCCCGCGCTGCGCTTGGGTGGCATGCTGAACCTTGTGCCGTGCGATGTGGCCGAGGCCAATGCCAGCCAGTCCGGCAAGACCTACCGGCAGAAGGTGGTCGCAGCGATCTACAATGAAATACCGCGCCTCGTCACGCAGCGGCAGATGGGCGGCGTCGGTTCCTTCGACGAATCGCTCTCGGCGCGCCTGTCCGAGGGCCGCCCCTTCATCCAGATGGACAACCTGCGCGGCAAGCTCGACTCGCCGAACCTCGAAGCCTTCATGACCTCGGAGCGAGCCTTCCCGGTCCGCGTGCCGCACCGGGGCGAGATGATGATTGACCCGTCGCGGTTCTTCATCTTTGTGTCGTCCAACGGCTTCGAGACCACGCGCGACTTCGCCAACCGCTCATCCATCATCCGCATTCGCAAGCGGCCGCAGTCAGCGTCGTTTCACGAGTACCCCGAAGGCGACCTGCTCGCGCACGTGCGCACCCGGCAGCCGTATTATCTGGGATGCGTGTTTGCCGTTGTCCGGGCGTGGCTGGCCGAGGGCAGGCCCCGGACGCGGGAGTCCCGGCACGATTTCCGGGACTGGGCCTGCGCGCTCGACTGGATTGTCCAGAATCTGCTGAAGGCCGCGCCGCTCATGGACGGCCACGGCGATGCGCGTGAACGCGTCAGCGACCCGGGCAAGGGGTTCATCCGCACGATGGCCGCGCTCATCGAGACGCAGGGCAGGCTCGGCCAGGAATGGACTGCCTCGGAGCTGTATGAGCTTGCCGAGGAAAACGACATCCCCATTCCGGGCCTGAGAAACTGGAACGAAACCTCGGGAAGATGTCGTGTCGGTTCCGTATTCTCCAGGGTATTCAACGGCGCGGGGCAGATAGAACTCGAAGACTATCGCATCATACTCGGCCAAAGGGATGTCTGGCGGGCGCAATATTCCGATCACAAGGTGCAGAAGTATTATCGATTTGAACGTATCGACGCCCCCAGACAGGCGCCCGAGTCCGCCCCGGAATGCGCAGGCGACGATGACGACGATCTGCTCCCCTTCTAG
- a CDS encoding minor capsid protein: MPTLAERIRAATERSLTARDRYTAQVTLQLTQAIKQAESEVKASLGQYGAPASLPDNKLAALKGLEKLQAEIGESLGRLKREQTLVWRRGTKEAFRLGIGRGIGELTDAALPFYKDLTPGGLDKLATKCFTIVDTNALDFLAQYNLTLAGDIHRELADGIKRTLLTGIATGKGAGDIVRDLGVVIEDKDSFRQAGTRVFSKAQYRMEMIARTEVLRAHNMGRLKFHERAGVQRLEWLCMEDERSCPVCNGLDGKVFPIDKFPQQPAHPHCRCTNTIAKPLAICGSDLSAKAAANDAQGDACILPPHVLEGMADAQAQENAALKKAFESGEIGELEQLTSKQLQTLAKENGVSVARTKADFIKLLDQAEPGIDHSDLAGEALKAKLKQHQIGLLRTKSELAELLAQKQAALLQAKVIAKEQAALAPLPDLENLTAAQLKEMAKQQGISLNMTKEDTIALLDKLEPGKDHAGLMGQELAAAKAKYGIGVLKNKQQLVEALQKKAGQQMAQQVQQQAQQAAVTKAKDLAQASVEKVVVPAEPAQFKGFLVQVKEAEQALAGSGLVSADEMKPLAESLALKKKLFHDQIAGMKAGDLKKLAKDGKVKNWQWGSKDDFITLFTETDEAKVAAIHAKLEGGYTAHQEKYGKKSGKSAMPSATLPPQKPPVAPPAAPTVAPSTAPFAKKGVEFEAADDAWTKKKQAGGFKLEGKAQVEGAHEKEFWVDENGGRWLFKPVAARDEFVAHGEESAYLIGRLIDPDAVEVRTIRLNGRMGSIQRWRTDLREDFDFRNTLPENLTTLELEQIQREHVVDWLVSNHDGHAKQFIRGKDGHVYGIDKGQAFKFLGKDSLSIDYHPNRACGEQEPYYNTVFRAAKAGKVRFDPAVTLRHIQEVEKISDDAYLAMLRPYAEGRFGGDQAGLKHFYDQALARKHNLRRDFEGFYGDILGDKEFSFQRMAAPAGKIKRISAGQERILQEAEALGWQGKTLPIDFDDIEDQNALVFTETYQGKKRTVMKFKLRPEADARMLAGLHKGDLSGAPQRIGKALDEDAFYDDILAAVKTVNHHQQDGQYNMTSLEKALKHRSALEALIKHDDAEVRDMAKGYLAWLGEAEKARQERRGIQGNLTQYLRKKEPPRKTSQAAFTVQRGGVENTLRTLDKGAITVQDDAASNTDMFRGRRMKKGDQYTASFPDGTRVRYRPWNNDNLYAQRGEIEITLPRHGSPDDVVDALARLEELGVNTAEALPEHTEWMYLRKMAYVTKEDGGDAYKKVLKGLEDRDASVTERVQTLRDYWQQRLGVRDLATMPGYNPHGEYQLGFLDRKLEGGYRHQYRFDLSDADLEREMKGHALFHKLTDGARMNTFIETALENNGAMVSTVEKMRIGIPPGGMSPEADMDTGGASYFFTRIKKLPARGKPTNRGLYFKKRLLRRMDAVSYDHDAFGRVTDDYVRNRRGSTPSEWREFAGSSNNETIFKYSVTLLDNVEYIVTENTAERDSVLKSFAKRGITALPDGRKIEEVVL, translated from the coding sequence ATGCCGACCCTGGCCGAACGCATCCGCGCGGCCACGGAGCGAAGTCTCACGGCGCGCGACCGGTACACCGCGCAAGTCACGTTGCAACTCACGCAGGCGATCAAACAGGCGGAAAGCGAGGTAAAGGCGAGTCTCGGCCAATATGGTGCGCCCGCTTCGCTGCCGGACAACAAGCTGGCCGCGCTGAAAGGCTTGGAGAAGCTCCAGGCGGAAATTGGGGAGAGCCTCGGACGGCTGAAGCGCGAGCAGACCCTCGTTTGGCGGCGCGGCACGAAGGAAGCCTTTCGCTTGGGCATAGGGCGGGGTATCGGTGAACTGACCGACGCGGCACTTCCTTTCTATAAAGACCTCACGCCCGGCGGTCTCGACAAGCTCGCCACGAAGTGCTTCACCATCGTGGACACGAACGCCCTCGATTTCCTCGCGCAGTACAACCTGACGCTCGCGGGCGACATTCATCGCGAGCTGGCCGACGGCATCAAGCGCACGCTGCTGACCGGCATCGCCACGGGCAAGGGCGCGGGCGACATCGTGCGCGACCTCGGCGTGGTCATCGAGGACAAAGACTCCTTCCGCCAAGCCGGGACGCGGGTCTTCAGCAAGGCCCAGTACCGGATGGAAATGATCGCCCGGACGGAGGTCCTGCGCGCGCACAACATGGGGCGGCTCAAGTTCCACGAACGCGCGGGCGTGCAGCGGCTCGAATGGCTGTGCATGGAGGACGAACGGTCCTGTCCCGTGTGCAACGGCCTCGACGGCAAGGTCTTTCCCATCGACAAGTTTCCCCAGCAACCCGCGCATCCCCATTGCCGCTGCACGAACACCATCGCAAAGCCGCTGGCCATCTGCGGCTCGGACCTGTCCGCGAAGGCCGCAGCGAATGACGCCCAAGGCGATGCGTGCATCCTGCCGCCACATGTGCTCGAAGGCATGGCCGACGCGCAGGCTCAGGAGAACGCGGCGCTCAAGAAGGCCTTCGAGAGCGGCGAGATCGGGGAACTGGAACAGCTCACATCAAAGCAATTGCAGACGCTCGCCAAGGAGAATGGTGTCTCGGTCGCGCGCACCAAGGCCGACTTCATCAAGTTGCTGGACCAGGCCGAACCGGGCATTGACCACAGCGACCTTGCGGGCGAGGCGCTCAAGGCCAAGCTCAAACAACACCAAATCGGGTTGCTCCGGACGAAATCGGAACTCGCCGAACTGCTCGCGCAGAAACAGGCCGCGTTGCTGCAGGCCAAGGTCATTGCCAAGGAGCAGGCGGCCCTCGCGCCCCTGCCGGACCTGGAAAACCTTACCGCCGCGCAACTCAAGGAAATGGCCAAGCAACAGGGTATCTCGCTCAACATGACCAAGGAGGACACCATCGCCCTTCTGGACAAACTCGAACCGGGCAAGGACCACGCGGGCCTCATGGGGCAGGAACTCGCGGCGGCCAAGGCGAAATACGGCATCGGCGTGCTGAAGAACAAGCAGCAACTCGTCGAGGCGCTGCAGAAGAAGGCGGGCCAGCAGATGGCCCAGCAGGTCCAGCAACAGGCCCAACAGGCGGCAGTGACAAAGGCCAAGGATCTTGCGCAGGCATCGGTCGAGAAAGTCGTAGTGCCCGCGGAACCGGCGCAGTTCAAGGGGTTCCTGGTGCAGGTGAAGGAAGCGGAGCAGGCGCTCGCGGGCAGTGGATTGGTGTCCGCAGACGAGATGAAGCCGCTGGCGGAATCCCTCGCCCTAAAGAAGAAGCTGTTCCATGACCAGATCGCCGGGATGAAAGCGGGCGACCTGAAGAAACTGGCCAAGGATGGCAAGGTCAAGAACTGGCAATGGGGCAGCAAGGACGACTTCATCACCCTGTTCACCGAGACCGACGAGGCCAAGGTCGCGGCGATCCACGCCAAACTCGAGGGTGGCTACACGGCGCATCAGGAGAAATATGGAAAGAAGAGTGGCAAGTCCGCGATGCCGAGCGCGACGTTGCCACCCCAAAAACCGCCGGTCGCGCCTCCCGCCGCACCAACCGTTGCGCCGTCCACCGCGCCATTCGCCAAGAAAGGCGTTGAATTCGAGGCGGCGGACGATGCGTGGACAAAGAAGAAGCAAGCGGGTGGTTTCAAGCTGGAAGGGAAAGCGCAGGTCGAGGGCGCCCACGAGAAGGAATTCTGGGTGGACGAGAACGGCGGCCGCTGGCTGTTCAAACCGGTGGCCGCGCGGGATGAATTCGTCGCTCATGGCGAGGAATCCGCGTATCTCATCGGACGGCTTATCGATCCCGACGCCGTCGAAGTCCGAACCATTCGGCTCAACGGGCGCATGGGTTCGATACAGCGTTGGCGGACGGACCTGCGGGAGGATTTCGATTTCCGGAACACGCTGCCAGAGAACCTCACCACGCTCGAACTGGAGCAGATTCAGCGGGAACATGTCGTCGATTGGCTGGTTTCCAACCACGATGGGCACGCCAAACAGTTCATTCGCGGCAAGGACGGCCACGTCTACGGCATCGACAAAGGGCAGGCATTCAAGTTTCTGGGCAAGGACAGCCTGTCCATCGACTATCACCCGAACCGGGCCTGCGGCGAGCAGGAACCCTATTACAACACGGTATTTCGCGCCGCGAAGGCCGGAAAGGTCCGGTTCGACCCCGCCGTTACGCTGCGGCATATCCAGGAAGTCGAGAAGATCTCCGATGACGCCTATCTGGCTATGTTGCGGCCCTATGCCGAAGGGCGCTTCGGAGGCGATCAGGCCGGCCTGAAACACTTCTATGACCAGGCCCTTGCCCGGAAACACAACCTGCGGCGGGATTTCGAGGGGTTCTACGGCGATATTCTCGGCGACAAGGAGTTCTCTTTCCAGCGCATGGCCGCGCCCGCGGGGAAAATCAAGCGCATCAGCGCCGGGCAGGAACGCATTCTTCAGGAGGCCGAGGCGCTGGGCTGGCAGGGCAAGACGCTGCCCATCGATTTCGACGACATAGAGGACCAGAACGCGCTCGTGTTCACCGAGACCTATCAGGGCAAGAAACGGACCGTCATGAAGTTCAAGCTGCGGCCGGAAGCGGACGCGCGGATGTTGGCCGGGCTGCACAAGGGCGACCTGAGCGGCGCGCCGCAGCGGATCGGCAAAGCGCTAGATGAAGATGCCTTCTACGATGACATTCTCGCGGCGGTGAAAACCGTCAACCATCATCAGCAAGATGGCCAGTACAACATGACCAGTCTGGAAAAGGCCCTGAAACACCGGTCGGCTCTGGAAGCCTTGATCAAGCATGACGATGCCGAAGTACGTGACATGGCCAAGGGCTATCTCGCATGGTTGGGCGAGGCGGAGAAGGCCCGGCAGGAACGGCGGGGTATTCAGGGTAACCTGACGCAATACCTGCGCAAGAAGGAACCGCCGCGCAAGACATCACAGGCCGCCTTTACCGTCCAGCGTGGCGGCGTGGAAAACACCCTTCGCACCCTCGACAAGGGCGCTATCACCGTACAGGACGACGCGGCGTCGAATACGGACATGTTCCGGGGCCGCCGCATGAAGAAGGGTGATCAGTACACGGCATCTTTTCCCGATGGCACGCGGGTGCGTTACCGCCCGTGGAACAACGACAACCTCTATGCGCAGCGGGGCGAGATCGAGATTACCCTTCCGCGGCATGGCTCGCCGGACGATGTGGTCGACGCATTGGCGCGACTCGAGGAACTGGGCGTCAACACCGCCGAGGCATTGCCCGAGCATACCGAGTGGATGTACCTCCGGAAGATGGCCTACGTGACGAAGGAAGACGGCGGCGATGCATACAAGAAGGTGTTGAAGGGCCTCGAAGACCGGGACGCGTCGGTGACCGAGCGGGTGCAGACGCTACGCGATTACTGGCAGCAGCGGCTCGGCGTGCGCGATCTCGCAACCATGCCCGGCTATAACCCCCACGGTGAATACCAACTCGGGTTCCTCGACCGGAAACTCGAGGGCGGGTACCGGCATCAGTACCGCTTTGACCTGAGCGACGCCGACCTGGAACGGGAAATGAAGGGGCACGCGCTCTTTCATAAGCTGACGGACGGCGCGCGCATGAACACCTTCATCGAAACGGCGCTGGAGAACAACGGGGCCATGGTGAGCACCGTCGAGAAGATGCGCATCGGCATTCCGCCGGGGGGCATGTCACCGGAGGCGGACATGGACACTGGCGGCGCCAGCTATTTCTTCACGCGCATCAAGAAATTGCCCGCGCGCGGCAAGCCTACGAACCGGGGGCTGTATTTCAAGAAGCGGCTGCTGCGCCGGATGGACGCGGTCAGCTATGACCACGACGCCTTTGGCCGCGTAACCGACGACTATGTCCGGAACCGGCGCGGAAGCACCCCGAGCGAGTGGCGCGAATTCGCGGGTTCCTCCAACAACGAGACGATCTTCAAGTACTCGGTCACGTTGTTGGACAACGTCGAGTACATCGTCACGGAGAACACGGCCGAGCGGGATAGCGTATTGAAGAGCTTCGCCAAACGCGGCATCACCGCATTGCCCGATGGGCGCAAGATAGAGGAGGTCGTCCTGTGA